Proteins from a genomic interval of Synechococcus sp. A15-28:
- a CDS encoding transcriptional repressor: MRLSRQRRMVLDLLWTEKSHLSARDIFEKLNARGRSIGHTSVYQNLEALQSAGVIECLDRASGRLYGYRSDPHSHLTCLDTGAIEDIDVELPKDLLDQIQRRTGFRIESYTLQLNGRRPLER, from the coding sequence ATGCGGCTGAGTCGTCAGCGACGGATGGTGCTGGATCTGCTCTGGACGGAGAAAAGTCACCTCAGTGCCCGGGACATTTTTGAAAAGCTCAACGCCCGTGGACGGAGCATCGGTCATACCTCGGTTTATCAGAACCTGGAGGCTTTGCAGTCTGCAGGCGTGATCGAGTGCCTGGATCGTGCCAGCGGTCGGCTTTATGGCTACCGCAGTGATCCCCACAGCCATCTCACCTGTCTGGATACCGGAGCGATTGAGGACATCGATGTGGAATTGCCGAAGGATTTACTGGACCAGATTCAACGGCGTACAGGTTTCCGGATCGAGTCCTACACCTTGCAGCTCAACGGCCGACGCCCACTGGAGCGATAG
- a CDS encoding DUF3685 domain-containing protein, with amino-acid sequence MASDLLGESLALQLTSRQSDWQVLLRPDELKGHPQIVIWSIDKVASLSALQREVMQLQERWKPAPLLLLLPVTISASRDQLLTLTAEGLLQNSDCSQLQLAIDTLLQGGRTVQLQTAASPSEPPPLGLAQSLLLSGLQQISNDLQVIEAMLNPPPQSWLLCLLLEGRCRELRSARSLLLWLWGPLQVGLEDAVPLRQTESSPSIGESTAITLRQRNAVAVWNSIRERLDGSVQSGLSNATGRLLAIEGLQPDRRRELLLALLQQLDQVLGRLRHEDPAPASWSSLQPELRRQALSSMAGHYVQIPRDGALQPVASTLLASADLEGDDDELPDPAAMLMPLLADQPVLVKGQLLPADDPRALLQLETLVSNWLVRTAELIGAELLEACGEWPELRQYLLGDRLLATRELDRLRNQLNNQLRWSEWIERPIQLYESQRTLFQLRGGRIEPLQLMEPRDQELNSLGWWQRQVALLLETRDALAPQVQSLLRRLGDLAVVLLTQVLGRAIGLVGRGIAQGMGRSLGRG; translated from the coding sequence ATGGCATCGGACCTGCTCGGGGAATCGCTGGCCCTGCAGCTCACGAGTCGGCAGTCCGACTGGCAGGTTCTGCTTCGACCGGATGAGCTCAAGGGCCATCCTCAGATCGTGATCTGGTCCATCGACAAGGTTGCATCGCTCAGCGCCCTGCAACGGGAGGTGATGCAGCTGCAGGAACGCTGGAAGCCGGCACCGCTGCTGCTGTTGTTGCCGGTGACCATCTCCGCCAGCCGCGATCAGTTGCTGACCCTGACCGCTGAAGGACTGCTTCAGAACAGTGATTGCTCCCAGTTGCAGCTGGCCATCGACACCCTGCTCCAGGGGGGACGGACGGTTCAACTTCAGACAGCAGCCTCTCCGTCCGAGCCGCCTCCGCTTGGGCTGGCCCAGTCGCTGTTGCTCAGCGGGCTGCAGCAGATCAGCAACGACCTGCAGGTGATCGAAGCCATGCTGAATCCCCCCCCGCAGTCGTGGCTGCTGTGTCTGCTGCTGGAAGGACGATGCCGTGAACTGCGCAGCGCCCGCTCCCTGCTGCTGTGGTTGTGGGGCCCCCTGCAGGTGGGGCTGGAGGATGCCGTTCCCCTGCGTCAGACGGAGTCTTCCCCTTCGATTGGGGAGTCAACCGCGATCACCCTGCGTCAGCGCAATGCTGTAGCCGTATGGAACTCCATCCGTGAGCGGTTGGATGGTTCCGTCCAGAGCGGCCTCAGCAATGCCACCGGACGTCTCCTGGCGATTGAGGGGCTGCAACCCGATCGTCGCCGTGAGCTGCTGCTGGCTCTGCTCCAGCAGTTGGATCAGGTGCTGGGGCGGCTGCGCCACGAGGATCCAGCCCCTGCCAGCTGGTCGTCGCTCCAGCCTGAATTAAGGCGTCAGGCCCTGTCGTCGATGGCCGGTCATTACGTCCAGATTCCCAGGGACGGTGCTCTGCAGCCGGTGGCGTCCACGCTGCTGGCCTCCGCCGACCTTGAGGGGGACGATGACGAGCTGCCCGACCCTGCCGCGATGCTGATGCCCTTGCTGGCGGACCAGCCGGTGCTGGTGAAGGGACAGCTCCTGCCCGCTGATGATCCAAGGGCTCTGCTGCAACTGGAAACCCTGGTGAGCAACTGGCTGGTGCGCACCGCTGAGTTGATCGGGGCTGAGCTGCTGGAGGCCTGCGGCGAGTGGCCGGAACTGCGCCAATACCTGCTGGGGGATCGCCTGCTGGCGACCCGGGAACTGGATCGCCTGCGCAACCAGCTGAACAACCAGTTGCGCTGGTCCGAATGGATTGAGCGACCGATTCAGTTGTATGAGAGCCAGCGCACCTTGTTTCAACTGCGCGGTGGACGAATTGAACCTCTGCAACTGATGGAGCCCCGCGATCAGGAGCTCAACAGCCTGGGTTGGTGGCAGCGCCAGGTTGCACTGCTGCTGGAGACCCGGGACGCGCTGGCTCCCCAGGTGCAGTCTCTGCTGCGACGCCTTGGGGATCTGGCTGTGGTGCTGCTCACCCAGGTGCTGGGAAGGGCGATCGGTCTGGTCGGTCGTGGGATCGCTCAGGGGATGGGGCGCAGCCTGGGGCGCGGCTGA
- a CDS encoding thylakoid membrane photosystem I accumulation factor, which produces MGCLLPRLLSCVLALLMLVSPAQAVLNDDNYDGNIYALYAGNGSLVPPANTLEETLAEQRTAVIVYYLDDSAVSKRFAPVVSELQRLWGRGIDLLPLTIDPLQGRQPTGAADPATYWRGQIPQVVVIDPQGEVVFDQDGQVSLVAINEAISRATGLPAPDLPTIDQEGSFNEVNIEVTTG; this is translated from the coding sequence ATGGGTTGTCTGTTGCCTCGTCTGCTCAGTTGCGTTCTTGCGCTTCTGATGTTGGTGTCACCCGCTCAGGCCGTCCTTAACGACGACAACTACGACGGCAACATCTACGCCCTCTATGCCGGCAATGGTTCCCTGGTGCCTCCGGCCAACACCCTTGAGGAAACCCTGGCGGAGCAGCGCACAGCCGTCATCGTTTACTACCTCGACGACAGTGCTGTCAGCAAACGCTTCGCTCCGGTGGTGTCCGAGCTGCAGCGTCTCTGGGGCCGGGGGATCGATCTGCTGCCCCTGACGATCGACCCGCTGCAAGGACGCCAGCCAACCGGTGCCGCTGATCCCGCCACGTACTGGCGGGGGCAGATCCCGCAGGTTGTGGTGATCGACCCGCAGGGTGAGGTGGTTTTCGATCAGGACGGACAGGTTTCCCTGGTCGCGATCAATGAGGCGATCAGCCGTGCCACAGGATTGCCGGCCCCTGATCTGCCGACGATCGATCAGGAGGGCAGCTTCAACGAGGTGAATATCGAGGTCACCACCGGCTGA
- a CDS encoding F420-0:Gamma-glutamyl ligase, which produces MSLLIAPLALGAGVAWLEARHRLRPASPLRLTARDWTVTSLGGVLRVDGVLEISNPHPRMEVFVPELRVEPTLLGKADLSGLTVTTRIQADHPDEETRADGYWAAYIVKGRKTTRARVTIEISGGASLDQVDTLWADVHWINYGPFGRLARRQGVPVPLRSPEPLRADQAPWQSGDDCSVLPLKTHLLGPLDQPIDVMRRYAAPLLQSGDVLTIGETPLAVIQGRYQHPSEVEPGLVARLACRVFHPTSSLATACGMQTLIDVVGPTRVLAAWLGGLLMKLVGIPGGFYRLAGDQARLIDDITGTTPPYDQTIVLGPERSASFCEEASEALGVAVAIVDVNDLGRVKVLASSAGCDDALLMRALKPNPAGNANQRTPLVLVRSGRA; this is translated from the coding sequence GTGTCGCTGCTGATCGCCCCCCTGGCCCTCGGAGCGGGTGTGGCCTGGTTGGAAGCCCGCCATCGACTGCGGCCCGCATCCCCTCTGCGCCTCACAGCCAGGGATTGGACGGTGACCTCCCTTGGGGGGGTGCTGCGGGTGGATGGTGTTCTTGAGATCAGCAACCCCCACCCGCGCATGGAGGTGTTCGTGCCGGAACTGCGGGTGGAGCCCACGCTGCTGGGCAAGGCTGACCTGTCCGGCCTCACCGTCACGACACGAATTCAAGCCGATCATCCCGATGAGGAGACCCGTGCCGACGGGTACTGGGCCGCTTACATCGTCAAGGGCCGGAAGACCACACGGGCCCGGGTGACGATTGAGATAAGTGGTGGCGCATCCCTGGATCAGGTCGACACGCTCTGGGCTGATGTGCATTGGATCAACTATGGCCCGTTCGGACGCCTGGCACGCCGCCAGGGGGTGCCAGTGCCGCTGCGCTCCCCGGAGCCCCTAAGAGCGGATCAGGCCCCGTGGCAGTCGGGAGATGACTGCAGCGTTCTGCCCTTGAAGACCCACCTGCTTGGTCCCCTGGATCAGCCGATCGACGTGATGCGGCGTTACGCCGCGCCTCTGCTGCAATCCGGCGATGTGCTCACGATCGGCGAGACGCCCTTGGCCGTGATTCAAGGTCGCTACCAGCACCCCAGTGAGGTGGAACCCGGCTTGGTGGCCAGGCTCGCCTGCCGGGTGTTTCACCCCACCAGCAGCCTGGCGACAGCCTGCGGCATGCAGACCCTGATCGATGTCGTGGGTCCCACCCGGGTGCTTGCAGCCTGGCTGGGTGGTCTGCTGATGAAACTGGTGGGCATACCGGGTGGTTTCTATCGCCTCGCCGGGGACCAGGCCCGCCTGATCGATGACATCACAGGGACCACTCCCCCCTATGACCAGACCATCGTGCTGGGACCGGAACGCTCTGCGTCCTTCTGCGAGGAGGCCTCTGAGGCCCTTGGTGTTGCCGTAGCCATCGTCGACGTCAACGACCTCGGTCGGGTCAAGGTGTTGGCGTCCAGTGCCGGCTGTGATGACGCCTTGTTGATGCGGGCCCTGAAGCCCAACCCCGCTGGTAACGCCAACCAGCGCACGCCTCTGGTTCTCGTGCGTTCCGGTCGCGCTTGA
- the ruvX gene encoding Holliday junction resolvase RuvX, with protein sequence MSRPCSVLSLDVGRRRIGLAGCDPLGITVTPLTALHRGRFDADLVMLQQLCKDRRVQGLVVGLPLDATGQPTSQAEHCRRYGTRLAEALQLPLAWVNEHCSTWAAGERHGLTGDRSGRLDSAAAALLLEQWLQEGPELKPVQSFGDSAGIEHSDGGS encoded by the coding sequence GTGTCTCGCCCCTGTTCGGTGCTGAGTCTGGATGTGGGACGTCGGCGCATCGGCCTGGCCGGATGCGATCCGCTTGGCATCACCGTCACTCCGCTGACGGCTTTGCATCGGGGGCGCTTCGATGCAGATCTGGTCATGCTTCAACAGCTCTGCAAGGACCGTCGGGTTCAGGGTCTGGTGGTGGGGCTGCCTTTGGATGCGACCGGTCAGCCCACATCCCAGGCGGAGCATTGCCGTCGTTACGGCACACGTCTCGCCGAGGCGTTGCAGTTGCCCCTGGCCTGGGTGAACGAGCACTGCAGCACCTGGGCGGCGGGGGAGCGCCATGGGCTGACGGGAGATCGCAGTGGTCGGCTGGACAGTGCAGCTGCAGCGCTGTTGCTGGAACAGTGGCTGCAGGAGGGGCCGGAGCTCAAACCGGTCCAGTCATTCGGGGACAGCGCGGGCATCGAGCATTCCGATGGTGGATCCTGA
- a CDS encoding DUF3727 domain-containing protein, which translates to MRDSASGSGDVPTVLVRDGDGRDLLCFLEQLIPLDGNDYVLLTPVDTPVSLFRLQDDADPEPIIALNSSEPILSVADVVLQEHDLTLVRSAVTLTVSGELDEPDPDDLDDDDEEDGDEDSETFELLVSFMVEEQEYGLYIPLDPFFVVARMVDGQAELVEGEDFDRIQPRLEAELEDREWPE; encoded by the coding sequence ATGCGTGACTCCGCATCCGGCAGTGGTGACGTTCCAACCGTTCTGGTGCGCGACGGGGATGGCCGTGACCTGCTCTGCTTCCTGGAGCAGTTGATTCCTCTGGATGGCAACGACTACGTCCTGCTGACGCCGGTTGATACGCCGGTGTCGCTGTTCCGTCTCCAGGATGATGCCGATCCGGAGCCGATCATCGCCCTCAACAGCAGCGAACCGATCCTTTCGGTTGCCGACGTGGTGCTGCAGGAGCATGACCTCACCCTCGTTCGTTCTGCGGTGACCCTCACCGTGAGCGGTGAACTGGATGAACCGGATCCCGATGATCTGGATGACGATGATGAGGAAGACGGCGACGAGGACTCGGAGACCTTTGAGCTGCTGGTGAGCTTCATGGTCGAGGAGCAGGAATACGGCCTTTACATTCCGCTCGACCCGTTTTTTGTTGTGGCCCGCATGGTCGATGGCCAGGCGGAATTGGTGGAGGGAGAGGATTTCGATCGGATTCAGCCGCGCCTGGAAGCGGAACTTGAGGACAGGGAATGGCCGGAGTGA
- a CDS encoding YqeG family HAD IIIA-type phosphatase: MAGVSPQHRLQPSWDPGLTIAHLSLPHLLSQGLAAAVLDVDRTLLPGRDVTLPDPVLAWLTDAKRRLSLHLFSNNPSRVRIAAVADQIGVSFTCGARKPRRGALRRVIEELDLPPEKIAMIGDRLFTDVWCGNRLGLYTVLVRPIAVDGSPCPHDRVQRLERRFAGWMGAPTA; this comes from the coding sequence ATGGCCGGAGTGAGCCCTCAGCATCGATTGCAGCCCAGCTGGGATCCGGGCTTGACCATTGCCCATCTCTCCCTGCCCCATCTGCTGTCTCAGGGTCTTGCCGCTGCCGTGCTTGACGTGGATCGGACCCTGCTGCCCGGGCGCGATGTGACCCTGCCCGATCCGGTCCTGGCCTGGCTCACGGATGCCAAACGTCGCCTGTCGCTGCACCTGTTCAGCAACAACCCATCCAGGGTGCGGATTGCAGCGGTGGCTGACCAAATCGGTGTGAGCTTCACCTGCGGGGCCAGGAAACCCCGACGGGGTGCCCTGCGACGTGTCATCGAGGAGCTTGATCTTCCCCCCGAGAAGATCGCGATGATCGGTGATCGCCTGTTCACCGACGTCTGGTGCGGCAATCGACTTGGTCTCTACACCGTGTTGGTGCGACCGATCGCCGTGGATGGTTCGCCCTGTCCCCATGACCGGGTGCAACGGTTGGAGCGTCGTTTCGCCGGTTGGATGGGGGCCCCCACGGCATGA
- the proB gene encoding glutamate 5-kinase, with translation MTLWVVKLGTSLLRGDTAATIDGFATGIAAAFARGDRVVLVSSGAVGLGCQRLQLPQRPETVVALQAAAATGQGQLMALYERALASHGIAVAQILVTRSDLADRRRYQNASGTLKQLLQWGVLPVVNENDAISPAELRFGDNDTLSALVAAAVDADQLILLTDVDRLYSADPRLVADARPISDVHHPRELDALEAVAGDGGRWGRGGMTTKLAAARIATASGITVHLADGRDPTRLSALLQGERGGTVFHPHPEPLGNRRSWLAHALQPQGTLTLDSGACDALHRRGASLLMVGISAVDGEFPANQPVRLHGPDGWELGRGLCLLSSAAVRRALDAPPAPGPSPVVVHRDALVLHSR, from the coding sequence ATGACGCTGTGGGTGGTGAAGTTGGGCACGAGTTTGCTGCGGGGAGACACCGCTGCAACGATTGATGGCTTCGCCACCGGTATCGCCGCTGCCTTTGCCCGGGGTGATCGGGTCGTTCTGGTCAGCAGCGGAGCCGTCGGTCTCGGTTGTCAGCGGCTTCAGCTTCCCCAGAGGCCAGAGACCGTTGTCGCCCTGCAGGCGGCGGCGGCCACCGGCCAGGGCCAGCTCATGGCTCTGTACGAGCGGGCGTTGGCAAGCCATGGCATCGCTGTGGCGCAGATCCTCGTGACCCGCTCGGATCTGGCTGACCGGCGGCGATACCAGAACGCCTCCGGAACGTTGAAACAGCTGTTGCAGTGGGGTGTGTTGCCGGTGGTCAATGAAAACGACGCCATTTCCCCGGCTGAGCTCCGCTTCGGAGACAACGACACCCTGTCTGCCCTCGTGGCCGCGGCCGTCGATGCTGATCAGCTGATCCTGCTCACCGATGTGGACCGTCTCTATTCGGCGGATCCTCGCCTTGTGGCGGATGCCCGCCCGATCTCTGATGTGCATCATCCGCGGGAGCTGGATGCCCTCGAAGCCGTTGCCGGAGATGGTGGGCGTTGGGGCCGCGGTGGCATGACCACCAAACTGGCGGCGGCTCGGATCGCCACCGCCAGCGGCATCACGGTGCACCTCGCGGACGGGCGGGATCCCACCCGCCTCAGTGCGCTGTTGCAGGGGGAGCGCGGAGGCACGGTGTTTCATCCCCATCCGGAACCGTTGGGCAACAGGCGCAGTTGGCTGGCCCATGCTCTGCAGCCCCAGGGGACCCTGACGCTGGATTCCGGGGCCTGTGATGCGTTGCATCGGCGCGGTGCGTCCCTCTTAATGGTCGGGATCTCCGCTGTGGATGGGGAATTCCCCGCCAATCAGCCCGTCCGATTGCATGGTCCCGATGGCTGGGAGCTGGGACGAGGCCTTTGCCTGCTCTCCAGCGCAGCTGTTCGGAGGGCTCTTGATGCGCCCCCAGCACCCGGCCCATCCCCAGTGGTGGTGCATCGGGACGCCTTGGTGCTTCACAGCCGCTGA
- the lpxD gene encoding UDP-3-O-(3-hydroxymyristoyl)glucosamine N-acyltransferase, whose translation MRFSSLIKALQSGESGLLWSQPGQDPVLSGAAALDQATNDQLSFLEPGNALSSALSDSAVGALLLPDQQDLIDLASQQKIAFAVVSDPRLAFAEALDCLHPRMRPQAEIHPTAVIDARAVVGPGTAIAARVCIGAGSRVGADCIVHPGVVIYDDVVIGDGCELHANAVLHPGSRLGRRCVVNSNAVVGSEGFGFVPTAKGWRKMPQTGLVVLEDGVEVGCGSTIDRPSVGETRIGAGTKIDNLVQIGHGVSTGRGCAFAAQVGIAGGARIGHGVILAGQVGVANRAVVGDRAIASSKSGIHGEVAAGEVVSGYPAIPNRLWLRCSAAFSKLPELARTVRELKRNTPQ comes from the coding sequence ATGCGTTTCAGCAGCTTGATCAAGGCCCTGCAGTCTGGTGAGTCGGGATTGCTCTGGAGTCAGCCTGGTCAGGATCCAGTGCTGTCCGGTGCCGCTGCCCTGGATCAGGCTACGAACGATCAGCTGAGTTTTCTTGAGCCTGGCAATGCGTTGTCCTCAGCTCTGAGCGACAGCGCTGTTGGGGCGTTGCTGTTGCCCGATCAGCAGGATCTGATCGACCTCGCCTCTCAGCAGAAGATCGCCTTTGCTGTGGTGTCCGACCCTCGTTTGGCCTTCGCTGAAGCCCTCGATTGTCTGCATCCCCGCATGCGCCCGCAGGCTGAGATTCACCCCACGGCCGTGATCGATGCGCGGGCCGTGGTGGGCCCCGGTACCGCGATCGCCGCCCGCGTTTGCATCGGTGCCGGCAGTCGTGTTGGAGCGGACTGCATCGTTCATCCCGGGGTTGTGATCTACGACGACGTGGTAATCGGTGACGGTTGTGAACTCCATGCCAACGCCGTGCTGCACCCCGGCAGTCGCCTGGGGCGGCGATGCGTGGTGAATTCCAATGCTGTAGTTGGGTCCGAAGGATTCGGTTTTGTCCCCACGGCCAAGGGGTGGCGCAAGATGCCGCAGACGGGGCTGGTGGTGCTGGAGGACGGGGTGGAGGTCGGCTGCGGCAGCACGATTGACCGTCCCTCAGTGGGGGAGACCCGGATCGGAGCCGGAACCAAAATCGACAATCTGGTTCAGATCGGTCATGGCGTGAGCACCGGCCGCGGCTGTGCCTTCGCGGCCCAGGTGGGCATCGCCGGCGGTGCCCGCATAGGCCATGGTGTGATCCTTGCCGGCCAGGTGGGAGTTGCGAACCGAGCGGTTGTTGGGGACCGGGCCATCGCCAGTTCCAAGTCCGGCATCCACGGTGAGGTGGCGGCCGGTGAGGTGGTGAGTGGTTATCCCGCCATCCCCAATCGCCTCTGGCTGCGCTGTTCCGCCGCCTTCAGCAAGCTGCCTGAGCTGGCGCGGACCGTTCGGGAGCTCAAACGCAACACCCCTCAGTAA
- the leuB gene encoding 3-isopropylmalate dehydrogenase — translation MAQHRVVLLPGDGIGPEITAVARQLLEAVSERHGFQLSFEEQLIGGSAIDATGEPLPASTLEACRGADAVLLAAIGSPRFDNLSRDKRPETGLLGLRSGMRLFANLRPVKIVPALIGASSLRPEVIEGVDLMVVRELTGGIYFGQPKGRIEADGEERGFNTMTYSSTEVDRIAKVAFELARERRGDLCSVDKANVLDVSQLWRDRVDAMAPTYGDVAVSHMYVDNAAMQLVRSPRQFDVLLTGNLFGDILSDEAAMLTGSIGMLPSASLGSDGPGLFEPVHGSAPDIAGQDKANPMAMVLSAAMMLRTGLKLSKAADDLEAAVDKVLAAGFRTGDLMADSCTLLGCRAMGEALLKAL, via the coding sequence ATGGCCCAGCACCGCGTCGTCCTGCTTCCCGGCGATGGCATTGGCCCTGAGATCACCGCTGTGGCCCGCCAGTTGCTGGAGGCGGTGAGCGAGCGTCACGGGTTCCAGCTGAGTTTCGAAGAGCAGCTGATCGGCGGCAGTGCCATCGATGCCACTGGTGAGCCCCTGCCCGCCAGCACGCTTGAGGCCTGCAGGGGTGCTGATGCCGTTCTTCTGGCGGCGATCGGCAGCCCTCGTTTCGACAACCTGTCTCGCGACAAACGGCCTGAGACCGGTTTGCTCGGGCTGAGGTCTGGCATGCGTCTGTTTGCCAACCTGCGGCCGGTGAAGATCGTGCCCGCATTGATCGGGGCCAGCAGCCTGCGGCCCGAGGTGATCGAGGGGGTGGATCTGATGGTGGTGCGTGAACTCACCGGAGGGATCTACTTCGGGCAGCCGAAGGGGCGGATCGAGGCCGACGGTGAAGAGCGTGGCTTCAACACGATGACCTATTCCTCAACCGAGGTGGATCGCATCGCCAAGGTGGCCTTTGAGCTGGCCCGGGAGCGTCGCGGCGACCTCTGCTCCGTGGACAAGGCCAATGTGCTGGATGTGAGCCAGCTGTGGCGGGACAGGGTGGATGCGATGGCCCCGACCTACGGCGATGTGGCTGTGAGCCACATGTACGTGGACAACGCGGCGATGCAACTGGTGCGCAGTCCCCGTCAGTTCGATGTGTTGCTCACAGGCAACCTCTTCGGAGACATCCTCAGTGATGAGGCGGCCATGCTCACGGGCTCGATCGGCATGCTTCCGTCGGCCTCCCTGGGCAGCGATGGCCCTGGCCTGTTCGAGCCGGTGCACGGCTCCGCACCGGACATCGCTGGCCAGGACAAGGCCAATCCCATGGCCATGGTGCTGTCGGCCGCGATGATGCTCCGGACCGGCCTCAAGCTGAGCAAGGCTGCCGATGATCTTGAGGCAGCTGTGGACAAGGTGTTGGCGGCTGGCTTCCGCACCGGAGATCTGATGGCGGATAGCTGCACGTTGCTGGGATGCCGCGCCATGGGTGAGGCGTTGTTGAAGGCTCTCTGA
- a CDS encoding phosphoribulokinase produces MSKRHPVVAVTGSSGAGTSTVKRAFEHIFAREGITPAVVEGDSYHRYERMPMKQAMADALARGENFSHFGPEANLFDKLEELFRTYGETGAGQKRYYLHSAEEAAEHNSRLGVDLGPGQFTPWEDIPSGTDLLFYEGLHGGVKGEGYDVASLADLLVGVVPITNLEWIQKIHRDNAERGYSAEAIVDTILRRMPDYINHICPQFGETDINFQRVPTVDTSNPFICRNIPTPDESFVIIHFRKGAREKWGIDFNYLLNMIHDSFMSSPTSIVVNGGKMGFAMELILTPIIHRMIEEKKNLG; encoded by the coding sequence ATGTCGAAGCGTCACCCGGTCGTCGCTGTCACCGGTTCCTCCGGAGCTGGAACCAGCACCGTCAAGCGCGCCTTCGAGCACATCTTTGCGCGTGAAGGCATCACTCCGGCTGTGGTGGAGGGCGATAGCTACCACCGCTATGAGCGGATGCCGATGAAACAGGCCATGGCGGATGCCCTGGCCCGTGGTGAGAACTTCTCCCATTTCGGCCCGGAAGCCAACCTGTTCGACAAACTCGAAGAGCTGTTCCGCACCTACGGTGAAACCGGTGCCGGTCAGAAGCGTTACTACCTCCACAGCGCCGAAGAGGCTGCTGAGCACAACTCCCGTCTCGGCGTTGACCTCGGCCCGGGTCAGTTCACGCCATGGGAGGACATTCCCTCAGGGACTGACCTGCTCTTCTACGAAGGCCTTCATGGCGGTGTGAAGGGTGAGGGCTACGACGTGGCGTCCCTCGCCGATCTCCTGGTCGGTGTCGTGCCGATCACCAACCTGGAGTGGATCCAGAAAATCCACCGCGATAACGCCGAGCGCGGTTATTCCGCCGAGGCAATCGTCGATACGATCCTGCGCCGCATGCCGGATTACATCAATCACATCTGCCCGCAGTTCGGCGAAACCGACATCAACTTCCAGCGTGTCCCCACCGTGGACACCTCCAACCCTTTCATCTGCCGCAACATCCCAACGCCGGATGAAAGCTTCGTCATCATCCATTTCCGTAAGGGAGCCCGTGAGAAGTGGGGGATCGATTTCAACTACTTGTTGAACATGATCCACGACTCCTTCATGTCCAGCCCCACCAGCATTGTGGTGAACGGCGGCAAGATGGGCTTTGCGATGGAACTGATCCTCACGCCGATCATTCACCGCATGATCGAAGAGAAGAAGAACCTGGGTTGA
- a CDS encoding A24 family peptidase → MKLLMVALFGACIGSFTNVVVWRLPRQESVVYPGSHCPHCGHAIRWHDNLPVLGWLLLRGRCRDCGSGISWRYPAVELVSALLWLSALSVQAGGGLPEPWGPWAGQVLVALLLPLVLIDLDHLWLPEPLCRWGLVIGLLCSAGAGWPVLADHLVAAAMALVLLEGLSGMAERLLGQSALGLGDAKLAALGGAWLGAAGIAAAMALATLSGALVGSLGRVTGRLQPRQAFAFGPFIALGIWLVWLRGADWWWEQWQQLLGF, encoded by the coding sequence ATGAAGTTGCTCATGGTGGCCCTGTTCGGAGCCTGCATCGGCAGTTTCACCAACGTGGTGGTCTGGCGTCTGCCTCGGCAGGAGTCGGTGGTTTATCCCGGCAGCCACTGCCCCCACTGCGGCCATGCCATCCGATGGCACGACAATCTGCCGGTGCTGGGGTGGCTGCTTCTTCGGGGGCGATGCCGTGACTGCGGCTCCGGCATCAGCTGGCGCTATCCGGCTGTGGAGTTGGTGAGTGCCCTGCTCTGGCTCAGTGCCCTGTCGGTGCAGGCCGGTGGTGGTCTGCCGGAACCCTGGGGTCCATGGGCCGGTCAGGTGCTGGTGGCTCTGCTGCTGCCCCTGGTGCTCATCGACCTTGATCACCTCTGGTTGCCGGAGCCGCTGTGTCGATGGGGCCTGGTGATCGGCCTTCTGTGCAGTGCAGGCGCCGGTTGGCCTGTTTTGGCTGACCACCTCGTGGCAGCTGCGATGGCTCTGGTGCTGCTCGAGGGACTCAGCGGAATGGCTGAACGGCTGCTGGGGCAATCGGCCCTGGGCTTGGGGGACGCCAAGCTGGCGGCTCTCGGTGGCGCCTGGCTCGGTGCTGCCGGCATTGCAGCCGCCATGGCTCTGGCCACGTTGAGCGGGGCCTTGGTGGGAAGCCTGGGTCGGGTCACCGGACGGCTGCAGCCGCGTCAGGCGTTTGCCTTCGGACCCTTCATCGCACTGGGGATCTGGCTGGTGTGGCTCAGGGGTGCTGACTGGTGGTGGGAGCAGTGGCAGCAGCTGCTGGGTTTTTAA